CGCGCCTGGCTGGACGGCGCGGGAATCGAGGGTGAGGTGATCGTCGTCGACAACGGCTCGACGGACGGGTCGCAGGAGGCAGCTATCGCGGCCGGCGCGACGCTAATCGCCGAACCCAGGCGCGGCAAAGGCCATGCCGTGGCGACCGGCATCGCGGCGTCGCGAGGCGCGGCGATCATCCTCGCCGACAGCGACGGCACCTACGACCTCAGGGACCTCGACTCGCTCCTGAGGCCGCTGCGCGAGGGCGTGGACATGGTCGGCGGGAACCGCCTTGCTGGCCCAATGGAGGCAGGGGCGATGCCCTGGCTCCACCGTCATGTCGGGAACCCGCTGTTCACGACGCTGATCGGACTGATCACGGGCCAGCGCTACGGCGATTGTCTCACCGGGCTGAGGGCATTCACTCGCGAGGCCTGGGAGCAGATGTCCCCGAGGGCTACCGGCTTCGAGCTGGAGTCCGAGATCTGTCTGCGCGCCGGCCGCCGCCGCTTGAAGATCGTTGAGGTGCCAGCCCCATATGGCGCCCGGAGGGTGCAGAGCAAACTGCGTGCTCTCACGCACGGCTGGGAGATAGCCAAGTTCATCATCCTGGACAGCGCCGACATCATCTTCTTCGCGCCAGCCGCCTTCGCACTGATTCTCGGCATCATCTCGCTCGCTATCGGCGCCCTGGCGACCA
This genomic window from Dehalococcoidia bacterium contains:
- a CDS encoding glycosyltransferase family 2 protein, coding for MEVSVILPCLNEVETVGECVRQARAWLDGAGIEGEVIVVDNGSTDGSQEAAIAAGATLIAEPRRGKGHAVATGIAASRGAAIILADSDGTYDLRDLDSLLRPLREGVDMVGGNRLAGPMEAGAMPWLHRHVGNPLFTTLIGLITGQRYGDCLTGLRAFTREAWEQMSPRATGFELESEICLRAGRRRLKIVEVPAPYGARRVQSKLRALTHGWEIAKFIILDSADIIFFAPAAFALILGIISLAIGALATTGVDVGSSRWQPVFAGGILVPGATALMSLGITAKWLAWRRGIAEPGWLHFVINGTRPVFEMLLAGGITVLIAGLALDGFLLFRWSTNNPPPLPLGLGAIAQAMVVAGLNLIVAALLVGVLRMASASDDQRARD